One window of the Pieris brassicae chromosome 4, ilPieBrab1.1, whole genome shotgun sequence genome contains the following:
- the LOC123707994 gene encoding neutral ceramidase isoform X1 has protein sequence MPIINVTMHLKLFCTFVCVGLAHSLRVGVGIADVTGPPAEIGFMGYANFEQIGHGIHLRQFSRAFVLEDEEEHRFVFVSVDAAMMGHGVRREVLKRLQKRYGDVYSEKNVIISGTHTHSTPGGFLLDFLFDLSILGFVKETYAAYITGILKSIIIAHNRLTPARMEYGETELLEANINRSPSSYLRNPPEERAKYEYDVDKTLAQIRFLTPSNDILGVINWFAVHPTSMNNTNKLISSDNVGYASILMEKALNGNETLPGKGRIVCAFASTNLGDVSPNTRGPKCEFSGLPCDQEKLLCKGHKERCFASGPGRDMFESTKIIATKLFDTAMRVLRQLGEDLTGSIGVVHQFVDMPKQAVSPYDPITQTFNASEKVSGCIPSMGYSFAAGTTDGPGAFDFKQGTTSSNPLWNAVRDFLAEPTQEDIDCHAPKPILLATGRMKFPYEWQPRVVSCTVARVGGLVLAAVPGEFTTMSGRRLRSVVQKASNAKRVVLAGLSNIYSDYVATPEEYQAQRYEAASTIFGPHTLDIYLNKYVELTDALVKGTPVDNGPEPPDFSEHLITLVPPVLWDAAPWGHEFGDCVEQPQHSYSWMDTVTAKFVSGHPRNSIRHGRWYSTVERLESEQDDAWSVVATDADWETKFTWIRNSKILGTSHAQIDWEIPERTPRGTYRLHHYGSYKYILGGIYPYHGFSNSFEVT, from the exons ATGCcaataataaatgtgacg atgCATCTGAAGCTCTTTTGTACGTTCGTGTGCGTTGGCCTCGCACATTCGCTACGTGTTGGTGTGGGTATTGCTGACGTCACGGGCCCACCTGCAGAAATTGGTTTT ATGGGTTACGCGAACTTCGAGCAGATCGGGCATGGAATACATTTACGTCAGTTCTCGCGAGCGTTTGTGCTCGAAGATGAAGAGGAGCATCGTTTCGTGTTCGTCTCCGTGGATGCAGCTATGATGGGACATGGTGTACGACGAGAG GTGTTAAAACGCCTGCAAAAGCGTTACGGTGACGTGTACAGTGAAAAGAATGTGATCATAAGCGGGACTCACACTCACTCCACTCCAGGTGGCTTCCTTCTGGATTTCCTCTTCGATTTGTCTATCCTTGGCTTCGTGAAAGAGACATACGCCGCCTATATAACTGGTATACTTAAG AGTATAATAATAGCACACAATAGATTGACACCAGCTAGAATGGAATACGGTGAGACAGAACTGCTGGAAGCCAACATCAATCGCTCACCTTCATCATACCTTCGAAATCCACCTGAAGAAAGGGCAaa GTACGAATACGACGTGGACAAAACGTTAGCTCAGATCCGCTTCCTCACACCGAGTAATGACATCCTGGGGGTGATTAACTGGTTCGCAGTTCACCCCACCAGCATGAATAACACCAACAAGCTGATATCATCAGATAATGTGGGATATGCGTCGATTCTTATGGAGAAAGCTCTAAACGGCAATGAAACTTTGCCAGGCAAg GGTCGTATAGTATGTGCGTTCGCCTCGACCAATCTGGGCGACGTCTCCCCAAACACCCGAGGTCCCAAGTGTGAATTTTCTGGTCTTCCGTGCGATCAGGAGAAGTTGTTGTGTAAAGGGCACAAAGAGAGATGCTTCGCTTCCGGGCCAGGGAGAGATATGTTCGAGAGCACCAAGATCATCGCCACGAAACTCTTTGACACGGCTATG AGAGTTTTACGTCAACTCGGCGAAGACTTAACTGGATCGATAGGTGTGGTCCATCAATTCGTGGATATGCCCAAGCAAGCCGTATCTCCCTATGATCCTATTACGCAGACTTTTAATGcg AGTGAAAAGGTATCTGGTTGCATACCCTCTATGGGGTATAGTTTCGCTGCTGGGACCACAGATGGCCCCGGTGCTTTCGATTTCAAACAAGGGACGACTTCCTCTAACCCCCTTTGGAACGCCGTACGGGATTTCCTCGCTGAGCCTACTCAAGAAGACATTGACTGTCACGCGCCTAAACCAATATTGTTGGCCACTGGGAGG ATGAAATTCCCATACGAATGGCAACCTCGCGTTGTATCGTGTACAGTGGCCCGAGTTGGGGGCTTGGTACTCGCAGCCGTGCCTGGTGAATTCACTACGATGTCTGGTCGGCGCTTGCGCAGCGTGGTCCAAAAGGCGTCAAACGCTAAACGGGTCGTTTTGGCTGGATTATCGAATATCTATTCGGATTATGTTGCTACACCTGAAGAGTATCAg GCTCAGAGGTATGAAGCTGCGTCGACAATCTTCGGCCCTCACACCCTCGACATTTACCTCAACAAGTATGTTGAACTCACCGATGCACTGGTTAAG GGTACACCAGTAGACAACGGCCCAGAGCCTCCAGATTTCAGCGAACACTTGATCACCCTCGTCCCACCGGTGCTGTGGGATGCCGCCCCTTGGGGTCACGAGTTCGGAGATTGTGTAGAACAGCCCCAGCATTCTTATAGCTGGATGGATACCGTTACTGCTAAATTT GTATCAGGTCACCCGCGTAACAGCATTCGTCACGGGCGCTGGTACTCCACGGTCGAGAGACTGGAGTCGGAACAGGATGACGCCTGGAGTGTTGTGGCCACCGATGCCGATTGGGAGACCAA ATTCACTTGGATCCGTAACTCAAAGATCCTGGGGACCAGCCACGCTCAGATAGACTGGGAGATCCCCGAGAGGACCCCACGGGGTACATACCGCCTCCACCACTACGGGAgctataaatacatattgggAGGCATTTATCCCTATCACGGGTTTTCGAACAGCTTTGaagtaacataa
- the LOC123707994 gene encoding neutral ceramidase isoform X2 → MHLKLFCTFVCVGLAHSLRVGVGIADVTGPPAEIGFMGYANFEQIGHGIHLRQFSRAFVLEDEEEHRFVFVSVDAAMMGHGVRREVLKRLQKRYGDVYSEKNVIISGTHTHSTPGGFLLDFLFDLSILGFVKETYAAYITGILKSIIIAHNRLTPARMEYGETELLEANINRSPSSYLRNPPEERAKYEYDVDKTLAQIRFLTPSNDILGVINWFAVHPTSMNNTNKLISSDNVGYASILMEKALNGNETLPGKGRIVCAFASTNLGDVSPNTRGPKCEFSGLPCDQEKLLCKGHKERCFASGPGRDMFESTKIIATKLFDTAMRVLRQLGEDLTGSIGVVHQFVDMPKQAVSPYDPITQTFNASEKVSGCIPSMGYSFAAGTTDGPGAFDFKQGTTSSNPLWNAVRDFLAEPTQEDIDCHAPKPILLATGRMKFPYEWQPRVVSCTVARVGGLVLAAVPGEFTTMSGRRLRSVVQKASNAKRVVLAGLSNIYSDYVATPEEYQAQRYEAASTIFGPHTLDIYLNKYVELTDALVKGTPVDNGPEPPDFSEHLITLVPPVLWDAAPWGHEFGDCVEQPQHSYSWMDTVTAKFVSGHPRNSIRHGRWYSTVERLESEQDDAWSVVATDADWETKFTWIRNSKILGTSHAQIDWEIPERTPRGTYRLHHYGSYKYILGGIYPYHGFSNSFEVT, encoded by the exons atgCATCTGAAGCTCTTTTGTACGTTCGTGTGCGTTGGCCTCGCACATTCGCTACGTGTTGGTGTGGGTATTGCTGACGTCACGGGCCCACCTGCAGAAATTGGTTTT ATGGGTTACGCGAACTTCGAGCAGATCGGGCATGGAATACATTTACGTCAGTTCTCGCGAGCGTTTGTGCTCGAAGATGAAGAGGAGCATCGTTTCGTGTTCGTCTCCGTGGATGCAGCTATGATGGGACATGGTGTACGACGAGAG GTGTTAAAACGCCTGCAAAAGCGTTACGGTGACGTGTACAGTGAAAAGAATGTGATCATAAGCGGGACTCACACTCACTCCACTCCAGGTGGCTTCCTTCTGGATTTCCTCTTCGATTTGTCTATCCTTGGCTTCGTGAAAGAGACATACGCCGCCTATATAACTGGTATACTTAAG AGTATAATAATAGCACACAATAGATTGACACCAGCTAGAATGGAATACGGTGAGACAGAACTGCTGGAAGCCAACATCAATCGCTCACCTTCATCATACCTTCGAAATCCACCTGAAGAAAGGGCAaa GTACGAATACGACGTGGACAAAACGTTAGCTCAGATCCGCTTCCTCACACCGAGTAATGACATCCTGGGGGTGATTAACTGGTTCGCAGTTCACCCCACCAGCATGAATAACACCAACAAGCTGATATCATCAGATAATGTGGGATATGCGTCGATTCTTATGGAGAAAGCTCTAAACGGCAATGAAACTTTGCCAGGCAAg GGTCGTATAGTATGTGCGTTCGCCTCGACCAATCTGGGCGACGTCTCCCCAAACACCCGAGGTCCCAAGTGTGAATTTTCTGGTCTTCCGTGCGATCAGGAGAAGTTGTTGTGTAAAGGGCACAAAGAGAGATGCTTCGCTTCCGGGCCAGGGAGAGATATGTTCGAGAGCACCAAGATCATCGCCACGAAACTCTTTGACACGGCTATG AGAGTTTTACGTCAACTCGGCGAAGACTTAACTGGATCGATAGGTGTGGTCCATCAATTCGTGGATATGCCCAAGCAAGCCGTATCTCCCTATGATCCTATTACGCAGACTTTTAATGcg AGTGAAAAGGTATCTGGTTGCATACCCTCTATGGGGTATAGTTTCGCTGCTGGGACCACAGATGGCCCCGGTGCTTTCGATTTCAAACAAGGGACGACTTCCTCTAACCCCCTTTGGAACGCCGTACGGGATTTCCTCGCTGAGCCTACTCAAGAAGACATTGACTGTCACGCGCCTAAACCAATATTGTTGGCCACTGGGAGG ATGAAATTCCCATACGAATGGCAACCTCGCGTTGTATCGTGTACAGTGGCCCGAGTTGGGGGCTTGGTACTCGCAGCCGTGCCTGGTGAATTCACTACGATGTCTGGTCGGCGCTTGCGCAGCGTGGTCCAAAAGGCGTCAAACGCTAAACGGGTCGTTTTGGCTGGATTATCGAATATCTATTCGGATTATGTTGCTACACCTGAAGAGTATCAg GCTCAGAGGTATGAAGCTGCGTCGACAATCTTCGGCCCTCACACCCTCGACATTTACCTCAACAAGTATGTTGAACTCACCGATGCACTGGTTAAG GGTACACCAGTAGACAACGGCCCAGAGCCTCCAGATTTCAGCGAACACTTGATCACCCTCGTCCCACCGGTGCTGTGGGATGCCGCCCCTTGGGGTCACGAGTTCGGAGATTGTGTAGAACAGCCCCAGCATTCTTATAGCTGGATGGATACCGTTACTGCTAAATTT GTATCAGGTCACCCGCGTAACAGCATTCGTCACGGGCGCTGGTACTCCACGGTCGAGAGACTGGAGTCGGAACAGGATGACGCCTGGAGTGTTGTGGCCACCGATGCCGATTGGGAGACCAA ATTCACTTGGATCCGTAACTCAAAGATCCTGGGGACCAGCCACGCTCAGATAGACTGGGAGATCCCCGAGAGGACCCCACGGGGTACATACCGCCTCCACCACTACGGGAgctataaatacatattgggAGGCATTTATCCCTATCACGGGTTTTCGAACAGCTTTGaagtaacataa